GTTCCTGGACCCCGAGGAGGCCCGCGAACTCGTCGAAGAGCTCCAGCAGCTGGAGAAGGTCGACGAGAAGACGGCGATCAAGATCGTCGACCTCCTCCCGGAGGACCGGACGGAACTTCGCGCGGTGTTCGCCCAGGAACGGTACAGCCTCGACGGCGACGAACTCGACGAGGTTCTCAACCTCATCGCGAAATACGCGTGACCGTGCCCGCCGAACGGACGGGGGGTCGAACGACCACCGGGCTTCTCGGGCGATTTTTTAAGTAGCCCGTTGTCGTATCGGAGCATATGGAAGGGACGGATTCAGACTCTCTCGACTCTTCGCCCGACGAGGGGGAGGAGATCTACGCGGTCGTGCTCGACTACTTCCCGCACGGGCATCCGGACGACTCCCGCCCGCAGTTCGAAAAGTCGCCGGTGGCCCAGGCGATCGGGGAGGACCGGTTCCGGCTGTTCGAGTTCACGCTCACGGAGGACCCGGATCTGAACATCACCGATCGGATCAGAATCGAGCCCGAACAGGACGAACGGATCTCGCGGATCCGGGAGATCGAATACGACGACCTCTCGAGCAGCGCGACGTCCGAACTCGAGTACGCCGTCGAGGAGTTGATCGACCGCAACGAGCGTCGGTTCGTCGACTTCTACAACGACGCCCAGCCGATCACCCTTCGGCTCCACCAGCTGAACCTGCTTCCGGGGGTCGGAAAGAAGATCAGGAACACGATCCTCGACGAGCGAAAACGCGGGCCCTTCGAGAGCTTCGAGGAGATCACCGAACGGGTCAGCGGGCTGCACAGCCCGAAGGAAGTCATCATCGACCGAATCATCGAGGAACTTCGCGAGGAGGACCTCAAGTACAAGACGTTCGTCCGCCGGGAGGACGGCGGGAGCGAATGACCGGCGGGAGCGACGTCGAGACCGGATCTCGCGATCCGGACGCACTCGTGCGGCGAGCCGGAGCCAGGGGGAATCCCGACAGGGACCAGCACTTCCTGGTGGACGACCGCGTCCTCGACAGGATCCCGACGTATCTCCCGGAGTCGGCCGACCGGAGCCACGTCCTCGAGGTCGGCGGCGGCGCCGGCGCGTTGACCGACCGCCTGCTTGCGGCTGCGCCTGCGGACGGAAGCGTCACCGTGAT
The Halalkaliarchaeum desulfuricum DNA segment above includes these coding regions:
- a CDS encoding DUF655 domain-containing protein, producing MEGTDSDSLDSSPDEGEEIYAVVLDYFPHGHPDDSRPQFEKSPVAQAIGEDRFRLFEFTLTEDPDLNITDRIRIEPEQDERISRIREIEYDDLSSSATSELEYAVEELIDRNERRFVDFYNDAQPITLRLHQLNLLPGVGKKIRNTILDERKRGPFESFEEITERVSGLHSPKEVIIDRIIEELREEDLKYKTFVRREDGGSE
- a CDS encoding RNA polymerase Rpb4 family protein, with amino-acid sequence MTIFKEKIDEEHLTVSEAKEYLSQVESERALEDDRELRYELARALEHVNRYAFLDPEEARELVEELQQLEKVDEKTAIKIVDLLPEDRTELRAVFAQERYSLDGDELDEVLNLIAKYA